From Solwaraspora sp. WMMD1047, the proteins below share one genomic window:
- a CDS encoding CoA-transferase, protein MTEPATLAEICATACADTWAGSGELLAAPIGLLPTIGARLAKLTSAPELVLTDGEVLLMAEPPPLGRTGLDGGVVEGWMPYRRVFDVVASGRRQVMMGASQLDRYGNQNISQIGADWDRPKVQLIGVRGAPGNTVNHRTDYWVPRHSTRVFVAQVDLVSGVGHDRAQAGGPATSRFHDVRTVVTNLAVLDFQTPDHRMRLRSVHPGVSVEQVQAATGFPLETAGVTETRQPSADELHLLRTVVDPDNVRDRELT, encoded by the coding sequence ATGACCGAACCGGCCACGCTCGCGGAGATCTGCGCCACCGCCTGCGCCGACACCTGGGCCGGCTCCGGCGAACTGCTCGCCGCGCCGATCGGGCTGCTGCCGACCATCGGCGCCCGGCTCGCCAAGCTCACCAGCGCGCCCGAACTGGTCCTCACCGACGGCGAGGTGCTGCTGATGGCCGAGCCGCCGCCGCTGGGCCGGACCGGCCTGGACGGCGGCGTGGTGGAGGGCTGGATGCCGTACCGCCGGGTCTTCGACGTGGTGGCGTCCGGGCGCCGGCAGGTGATGATGGGGGCCAGCCAGCTCGACCGCTACGGCAACCAGAACATCTCCCAGATCGGCGCCGACTGGGACCGCCCGAAGGTCCAGCTCATCGGGGTACGCGGCGCGCCCGGCAACACCGTCAACCACCGCACCGACTACTGGGTGCCCCGGCACAGCACCCGGGTATTCGTGGCGCAGGTCGACCTCGTCAGCGGGGTGGGTCACGACCGCGCGCAGGCCGGCGGCCCGGCGACCTCCCGCTTCCACGACGTCCGAACCGTGGTCACCAACCTCGCCGTCCTCGACTTCCAGACTCCCGACCACCGGATGCGGCTGCGTTCGGTGCACCCCGGGGTCTCGGTCGAGCAGGTCCAGGCGGCGACCGGCTTCCCGCTGGAGACCGCCGGGGTGACCGAGACCCGGCAGCCGAGCGCCGACGAACTGCACCTGCTGCGCACCGTCGTGGACCCGGACAACGTCCGCGACCGCGAACTGACCTGA
- a CDS encoding MFS transporter — MTAAVSLWQPLRVPAFRVLWAAQMASNMAIWIHTVSGQWVLTAAGNPGTVVAAVQTAVTLPFFLLALPAGVLADAIERRWVLVSMQLTIGAFALALGVATALGGTGLVGLLGATLGMGAASAISIVAWQSMIPELVDRTLLPAAATLDGMSFNAGRIAGPALGGLLLSIVAPQWIFWLNAVIFVVAGAAFWRAAPRRPEQVVREAIGAAFKAGAGYVWRSPVLRRLLLRVFLWTFPASLIWALLPVIAHEELKLGSGAFGALFSSLGIGAIVGGVILQPVRARLSPNAVLAASSLAYGGSLLVVATVAFVPVVALVLTLAGAAWITVLSMSMAIAQVSLPPWVRARGLAIVLLVHQGCQAFGSLLWGALGDLAGVTTALVVAGAILLAGGVSVRWLGLRPVDGEAAPGR; from the coding sequence GTGACGGCGGCGGTCTCGCTCTGGCAGCCGCTGCGGGTCCCGGCGTTCCGGGTGCTGTGGGCCGCCCAGATGGCCTCCAACATGGCGATCTGGATCCACACCGTCAGCGGCCAGTGGGTGCTGACCGCGGCGGGCAACCCGGGCACCGTCGTGGCCGCCGTGCAGACCGCGGTGACGCTGCCGTTCTTCCTGCTGGCGCTGCCGGCGGGGGTGCTCGCCGACGCCATCGAACGGCGCTGGGTGCTGGTGTCGATGCAGCTGACCATCGGCGCGTTCGCGCTCGCCCTGGGGGTGGCCACCGCGCTGGGTGGGACCGGGCTGGTCGGCCTGCTCGGCGCCACGCTGGGCATGGGCGCGGCGAGCGCCATCTCCATCGTGGCGTGGCAGTCGATGATCCCCGAACTCGTCGACCGGACGCTGCTGCCGGCCGCGGCGACCCTGGACGGCATGTCCTTCAACGCCGGGCGGATCGCCGGCCCGGCGCTCGGCGGCCTGCTGCTGTCGATCGTCGCGCCACAGTGGATATTCTGGCTGAACGCGGTCATCTTCGTCGTCGCCGGGGCGGCGTTCTGGCGGGCCGCGCCCCGCCGGCCGGAGCAGGTGGTGCGGGAGGCGATCGGCGCGGCGTTCAAGGCCGGCGCCGGCTACGTGTGGCGCTCCCCGGTGCTGCGCCGGCTGCTGCTGCGGGTCTTCCTCTGGACGTTCCCCGCCTCGCTGATCTGGGCGCTGCTGCCGGTGATCGCGCACGAGGAGCTGAAGCTGGGCTCGGGGGCGTTCGGTGCGCTCTTCTCGTCGCTGGGCATCGGTGCGATCGTCGGCGGTGTGATCCTGCAGCCGGTCCGGGCGCGGTTGAGCCCGAACGCCGTACTGGCGGCATCGAGCCTGGCGTACGGGGGCAGCCTGCTGGTGGTCGCCACCGTGGCCTTCGTACCGGTGGTCGCGCTCGTGCTCACGCTGGCCGGCGCCGCCTGGATCACCGTGCTGTCGATGTCGATGGCGATCGCCCAGGTCTCGCTGCCGCCCTGGGTACGCGCCCGCGGGCTGGCCATCGTGCTCCTGGTGCACCAGGGCTGTCAGGCGTTCGGGTCGCTGCTCTGGGGCGCCCTCGGCGACCTCGCCGGGGTCACCACTGCGCTGGTGGTGGCCGGGGCCATCCTGCTGGCCGGCGGGGTCTCGGTCCGCTGGCTCGGCCTGCGGCCGGTGGACGGCGAGGCGGCGCCGGGCCGCTGA
- a CDS encoding class I adenylate-forming enzyme family protein gives MTTSPAHPVPRFHTLDDAIGHFASTRPRDWAMIEPAGRLSWTAYDDYITLLAAYLLDLGLAPGDRVGIWLPDGVAVHVALCACVRAGLVATGIGARSGHRELRHLLGKSGAKVLVTAPTMRDTDTRRLFDELRADLPALTRHVNVHDVVPIPDGPVFEAAPPEVLAAARARVAGHRRPTDQLALINSTSGTTGLPKCVAHDERRWIAYHDYAVDAGELGGDEVCMSVVPAPFGFGLWTSHFTPTLLGAPTVVLPRFDVRETLRMLEQERVTVLMAVSTQFVMLLGCPEFDDYDLTALRIMYTGGEAVPLPKAQEFERRTGAIILNMYGSNETGVQSYTTVRDPEHKRLTTGGRLIPEAEVRLFDLDGREIGRHDGPGRPASIGVVSSLGYYDDPAANEQLYTEDGWMLMGDLVTIDDEDYLKVVGRTSDFIIRGGKNISAAAVEEEVSSHPDIVRCAAVAMPDEVFGERVCVYVVPRSGAGPSLAEIVAHLDSRGVSREWFPEHLIVVDELPTSDGGKLAKAVLREDLRRRTRQP, from the coding sequence CTGGACGACGCGATCGGCCACTTCGCGTCGACCAGGCCCCGGGACTGGGCCATGATCGAGCCGGCCGGGCGGCTGAGCTGGACCGCGTACGACGACTACATCACGCTGCTGGCGGCGTACCTGCTCGATCTCGGGCTGGCACCCGGCGACCGGGTCGGGATCTGGCTGCCGGACGGTGTGGCGGTGCACGTCGCCCTCTGCGCCTGCGTCCGGGCCGGACTGGTGGCGACCGGGATCGGCGCCCGGTCCGGCCACCGCGAGCTGCGCCACCTGCTCGGCAAGAGCGGCGCCAAGGTGCTGGTCACCGCGCCGACGATGCGGGACACCGACACCCGGCGGCTCTTCGACGAACTACGGGCCGACCTGCCCGCGCTGACCCGGCACGTGAACGTGCACGACGTGGTGCCGATCCCCGACGGCCCGGTCTTCGAGGCCGCGCCGCCCGAGGTGCTCGCCGCCGCCCGGGCCCGGGTCGCCGGGCACCGGAGGCCGACCGACCAGCTCGCGCTGATCAACTCCACCTCCGGCACCACCGGCCTGCCCAAGTGCGTGGCCCACGACGAGCGCAGGTGGATCGCCTACCACGACTACGCCGTCGACGCCGGGGAACTCGGCGGCGACGAGGTGTGCATGAGCGTCGTACCGGCGCCGTTCGGATTCGGGCTCTGGACCTCGCACTTCACCCCGACGCTGCTGGGCGCGCCGACCGTGGTGCTGCCCCGCTTCGACGTCCGCGAGACGCTGCGCATGTTGGAGCAGGAGCGGGTCACCGTGCTGATGGCCGTCTCCACCCAGTTCGTCATGCTGCTGGGCTGCCCCGAGTTCGACGACTACGACCTGACCGCACTGCGGATCATGTACACCGGCGGGGAGGCGGTACCGCTGCCGAAGGCGCAGGAGTTCGAGCGGCGCACCGGCGCCATCATCCTGAACATGTACGGCTCGAACGAGACCGGCGTACAGAGCTACACGACGGTCCGCGACCCGGAGCACAAGCGGCTGACCACCGGCGGGCGGCTGATCCCGGAGGCGGAGGTCCGCCTCTTCGACCTCGACGGGCGGGAGATCGGGCGGCACGACGGCCCCGGCCGGCCGGCCTCCATCGGGGTGGTGTCGTCGCTGGGCTACTACGACGACCCCGCCGCCAACGAACAGCTCTACACCGAGGACGGCTGGATGCTCATGGGTGACCTGGTCACCATCGACGACGAGGACTACCTGAAGGTGGTGGGGCGGACCTCCGACTTCATCATCCGCGGCGGCAAGAACATCAGCGCCGCGGCGGTGGAGGAGGAGGTGAGCAGCCACCCCGACATCGTGCGCTGCGCGGCGGTGGCGATGCCGGACGAGGTCTTCGGCGAACGGGTCTGCGTCTACGTGGTGCCCAGATCCGGCGCCGGGCCGTCGCTGGCGGAGATCGTCGCCCACCTCGACTCGCGGGGCGTCAGCCGGGAGTGGTTCCCGGAGCACCTGATCGTCGTCGACGAGCTGCCCACCTCGGACGGCGGCAAGCTGGCCAAGGCCGTACTACGGGAGGACCTGCGTCGGCGGACGCGACAGCCGTGA